The DNA sequence AGGCCCAGGGAGGCGGCCAGGCGCACCAGAATGCGGCGCGGGGGATTCATCATGGCGATGTCAGATCAGGCGACGTGCAGCTTGTTGTTCGATTGGGAGGTCGGTTGCGGCTGGCCGGGTTGCAGGTTCTGGCGACCCACGCAGGCGCGCAGCATCAATACCTTCAGGTGATCATTGATGCGTTCGATGCGTTCCTGGAACAGGTTGAAGAAGAACATACCGACCACAGCAATGCCGATGCCCAGTGCGGTGGCATAGAGTGCGGTACCGATGCCCTGCGACACCTGACCGGGATCGGAAACGCCCTGGACGGCCAGCGCCTTGAAGGTGTCGATGATGCCCAGGATGGTGCCCAGCAGACCCAGCAGCGGGGCGGCGGTGACAATGGTATCGAGGATCCAGAGGCGCTGTTGCACTTCGCCGCGCTTGGCGATGTAGACCGATTCGCTGAAGTCTTCCAGGTCTTTCTCGGTGTGCAGGTGATGCTTTTCGGCCAGGATGTCCGACACCAGGGCCAGCGGCAGGCTGGGGCGGGTGGTCAGTTCGGTCGGCAGTTCCTTGAGGTGTTGCACGGCGTGGGTCATGGCGCGCTCCAGGCCGCTGGCCTGGCGCATGGTGTAGCCAAAGAACAGGCCGCGTTCGACGATGACGAAGATGGCCAGCGCAGCGCAGGCATACATCAGGTAGAAAGCCAGTTCGTGGAGTAAGTTCATGTTCATGCTTGCCTCTCTTGCAGTGGTGGGGCGGCGCTGGCTGCAGGCCGCCCCGGTTCAGGCCGCGATCAGAAATCCGCGGTCAGGGTAACGGTGAAGGTGCGCGGGGCACTGACGTAGAGCGAAGGGGCAGAGCCAGCCACGCCATTGACCGCCACGGCGTTGGTGGTGAACTGGCTGCCGCTGCCGCCGTTGAGGTTGAGGTACTGCTTGTCGAACAGGTTGTAGACGTTCAGACGCACGGTGGGCTTCTTCAACCAGGTGCTCGACGCGAAGGTCATGCCGGCGCCGGCGTTGAAGACGGTGTAGCCACCCAGTGCATCGTCGTTGACCAGCGTGGTGTAGCGGCGACCGGTGTACTTGCCCTGGCCGAACACGTACCAGCCATCCTGTTGATACTGCAGCGACAGGCCCGACAGCCAGTTCGGGGTATCCGGGAATTCCTTGCCCGAGGTCGGCAGGAATTGCGAGGCACCGTTGCGCAGGTCTTGCTTCATCTTGGACTTGATGTAGGACAGCGAGCCATACATGGACAAGTTGCGGGTGAAGGCATAACCGGTTTCCAGTTCCATACCGTGCGAGGTGGAGTCGCCTACGTTGTAGTCGGTCTTGTTGTTGGTGTCCGGGTTGTAGGCGCTGGCGATACGGTTGTGGTAGTCGATGTAGAACA is a window from the Herbaspirillum rubrisubalbicans genome containing:
- a CDS encoding MotA/TolQ/ExbB proton channel family protein — protein: MNMNLLHELAFYLMYACAALAIFVIVERGLFFGYTMRQASGLERAMTHAVQHLKELPTELTTRPSLPLALVSDILAEKHHLHTEKDLEDFSESVYIAKRGEVQQRLWILDTIVTAAPLLGLLGTILGIIDTFKALAVQGVSDPGQVSQGIGTALYATALGIGIAVVGMFFFNLFQERIERINDHLKVLMLRACVGRQNLQPGQPQPTSQSNNKLHVA